A window from Neochlamydia sp. AcF84 encodes these proteins:
- a CDS encoding 1-acyl-sn-glycerol-3-phosphate acyltransferase encodes MKLLKSLKSEEALDSKQYEILEGFYLSFAQAVTENNKPMSAYEPIITQYLQFVIQENQQPYSFEPYHRAIRAPYDYYRLGLEMMRPLIVFAHSKIHHAQHIEEIETHLANQENVILLANHQIEPDPQVICLMLEKDHTRLAEEMIFVAGHRVITDPLAIPLSKGCNLLCIFSKKHIENPPEKKQAKLLYNQRVMHQMSQLLAEGGKCIYVAPSGGRDRANINTGQVEIAPFDAPSIEMFWLMAQHSGKKTHFYPLSLSTYDLLPPPQRVEKELGERRQAKCAPVHLSFGQEIDMINFPGSQHLDKKARRIARAQYIWELVMQQYYLARSYAPPHPSRTSS; translated from the coding sequence AAAGCGAGGAAGCCCTTGATTCCAAGCAATATGAAATTCTTGAAGGCTTTTATCTAAGTTTTGCCCAAGCTGTCACTGAAAATAATAAGCCTATGTCAGCTTATGAACCCATTATCACTCAATATCTACAATTTGTCATTCAAGAAAACCAACAACCCTATTCATTTGAGCCTTATCATCGTGCTATTCGCGCTCCCTATGACTACTATCGTCTGGGATTAGAAATGATGCGCCCTCTTATTGTGTTTGCTCATTCTAAAATTCACCACGCTCAACATATTGAAGAAATTGAAACGCATCTAGCTAATCAAGAAAATGTTATATTATTAGCTAATCACCAAATTGAACCTGATCCTCAAGTTATTTGCCTAATGTTAGAAAAAGACCATACTCGTTTGGCAGAGGAAATGATTTTTGTAGCGGGACATCGAGTCATTACAGATCCCTTAGCCATTCCTCTTAGTAAAGGATGTAACTTATTATGTATTTTCTCTAAAAAGCATATTGAGAATCCTCCTGAAAAGAAACAAGCAAAGCTTCTTTATAATCAGCGTGTCATGCATCAAATGAGCCAACTGCTTGCTGAAGGAGGCAAATGTATTTATGTTGCCCCCAGTGGTGGCAGGGACCGTGCCAATATAAATACCGGTCAAGTAGAAATAGCTCCTTTTGATGCTCCTAGTATTGAGATGTTTTGGCTAATGGCTCAGCATTCGGGAAAAAAAACCCATTTTTATCCTTTAAGCTTGTCCACATACGATTTATTACCTCCTCCTCAGAGGGTCGAAAAAGAACTAGGAGAAAGACGCCAAGCAAAATGCGCTCCAGTACACTTATCTTTTGGACAGGAAATAGATATGATTAATTTTCCTGGGAGTCAACATTTAGATAAAAAAGCTAGGCGTATAGCTCGTGCTCAATACATCTGGGAACTTGTTATGCAACAGTATTATCTTGCCAGAAGCTATGCCCCTCCCCACCCTTCACGAACAAGCTCATAG